In Halapricum desulfuricans, a single window of DNA contains:
- a CDS encoding nuclear transport factor 2 family protein yields the protein MDDRVVTARTYYQSLDDHDYETLRSVLTSTFVHRRPDMTLDGRDRFITFMRDERPRTDTAHPIDAIYERDAGLAVDGRLLAADGEQITAFVDVLRFDDGRIDRIRTYSG from the coding sequence ATGGACGACCGCGTCGTGACGGCCCGGACGTACTATCAGTCGCTGGATGACCACGACTACGAGACGTTACGATCGGTGTTGACGTCGACGTTCGTCCATCGACGGCCCGACATGACGCTCGACGGGCGCGACCGGTTCATCACGTTCATGCGAGACGAGCGGCCCCGGACCGACACGGCCCACCCGATCGACGCGATCTACGAGAGGGACGCGGGGCTGGCCGTGGATGGGCGACTGCTCGCCGCCGATGGGGAGCAGATCACGGCGTTCGTCGACGTGTTGCGGTTCGACGACGGACGTATCGATCGTATCCGCACTTACAGCGGGTGA
- a CDS encoding redoxin domain-containing protein, whose amino-acid sequence MVELGERAPSFELPAVVGGDIDSRSLGELLGEDVIVLMFYPADFNPACDGQSSDVGELDVFTMQKDVTVLAVSPDSVYSHRAFAERYDLKVPLLSDTRRAVAGRYGVVDDREEGRLVQRAVFVIDLNGRIQYRWATSDPYERPEVEPIRVTIEAIGGDSTALSRYRVGHARYIEGRRAFTSAMNAFGDHEWMLARSDFERARKEFEEAAEEFDTAYRFSETGVLDEPFDRARSKSNALWQAADWLATAADEFSSGNGQEGEAYREDAQAPLETARDLDEPIDPDDITDDGEIVLEPDEETSIMDEIREGDDESAGGIDLLEEVEIDDGDEAVETRGLETDAQRRAREYGGKGVEMGEADGAAADQIAEAVGDVGPVEERADPDAGQSDDVDDSDDDGSNVADSSDVTDEEVAEIAAELEDDE is encoded by the coding sequence ATGGTCGAACTGGGGGAACGGGCACCATCGTTCGAGTTGCCGGCAGTCGTGGGCGGGGACATCGACAGCCGAAGCCTCGGTGAGTTGCTGGGCGAAGACGTGATCGTTCTCATGTTCTATCCGGCGGATTTCAACCCGGCCTGTGACGGGCAGAGTTCGGACGTCGGCGAGCTCGACGTGTTCACGATGCAGAAGGACGTGACGGTCCTGGCGGTGTCGCCGGACAGCGTCTACAGCCACCGGGCTTTCGCCGAGCGCTACGACCTGAAGGTGCCGCTGTTGAGCGACACGCGCCGGGCGGTCGCCGGGCGATACGGCGTCGTCGACGATCGCGAGGAGGGACGGCTGGTCCAGCGAGCCGTGTTCGTTATCGATCTCAACGGCCGGATCCAGTATCGCTGGGCGACCAGCGACCCCTACGAACGCCCGGAGGTCGAACCGATCCGCGTGACGATCGAGGCCATCGGGGGCGACTCGACGGCGCTCTCGCGGTATCGCGTCGGCCACGCCCGCTATATCGAGGGGCGGCGCGCGTTCACCAGCGCGATGAACGCCTTTGGCGACCACGAGTGGATGCTCGCCAGAAGCGACTTCGAGCGGGCCCGAAAGGAGTTCGAGGAGGCCGCCGAGGAGTTCGACACGGCCTATCGGTTCAGCGAGACCGGGGTGCTCGACGAGCCGTTCGACCGCGCCCGGAGCAAGTCGAACGCGCTGTGGCAGGCGGCCGACTGGCTCGCGACCGCCGCCGACGAGTTCTCGAGCGGCAACGGACAGGAAGGCGAAGCCTATCGGGAGGACGCGCAAGCGCCACTGGAAACCGCACGTGATCTCGACGAGCCGATCGATCCCGACGACATCACCGACGACGGCGAGATTGTCCTCGAACCGGACGAGGAGACGTCGATAATGGACGAGATCCGCGAGGGCGACGACGAGTCCGCCGGCGGGATCGACCTGCTCGAGGAAGTCGAAATCGACGACGGGGACGAGGCGGTCGAAACGCGGGGACTGGAGACCGACGCCCAGCGCCGGGCCCGCGAGTACGGCGGGAAGGGCGTCGAAATGGGGGAGGCCGACGGGGCCGCGGCGGACCAGATCGCCGAGGCGGTCGGCGATGTCGGTCCGGTGGAGGAACGAGCCGACCCGGACGCCGGGCAGTCGGACGATGTCGACGATTCGGACGACGACGGTTCGAACGTCGCCGACAGTTCGGACGTTACCGACGAGGAAGTCGCCGAGATCGCCGCCGAACTCGAAGACGACGAATGA